In the genome of Fulvitalea axinellae, one region contains:
- a CDS encoding MerR family DNA-binding protein: MRIGQIAKETGVSRDTIRLYEKMGLLKNVSRPNEYNNYKEYGEGCVDRVKLILLMKGLGFTLNECGEVLEMLDAGTLDADSQKDLVRKKLEAIDRKITELTRARKTLSEVLGQACPQEKAEKARSQGIESKK, from the coding sequence TAAAGAGACGGGCGTATCCAGAGACACGATTAGGCTGTATGAAAAAATGGGTTTGCTCAAGAATGTAAGCCGGCCAAACGAATATAACAACTATAAGGAATATGGCGAAGGATGCGTGGACCGGGTAAAACTAATATTACTGATGAAGGGCTTGGGTTTTACGCTTAACGAATGCGGAGAGGTTTTGGAAATGTTGGATGCGGGAACGCTTGATGCCGATTCTCAGAAAGATTTGGTTAGAAAAAAACTTGAGGCGATTGACCGAAAAATCACTGAGTTGACTCGGGCAAGGAAAACGCTAAGCGAAGTATTGGGACAAGCCTGTCCGCAAGAAAAAGCTGAGAAGGCTAGAAGTCAGGGAATAGAAAGTAAAAAGTGA
- a CDS encoding Calx-beta domain-containing protein, with the protein MIKKLLFPLFFACALMACEKDDSEDKATTPVVSFSITETSLKETSGAFSVLLTCDNKLNTNATVEIALDGTAKYGEDYTTIPEASEGKVTLDIVEGEWKASFDIKPTKDDKNEENETVALELSVGPEEKAVVVGEKKAMTVTIKNINPDGTGNNGGGANPDGLPCTKKLETYSNITKTICSTNIAGLNVVFVEPSSGKPTRLAVLFPDKDLQADQLRRGLGGGLDFADENDLLLIAISDPEEKNWKKVKNHERVKEALEDVLEAYDLPSDNILFSGVDEGGHYLTDKFIPAFGDVFQGAFHLPSGIYQPSVASFAWDPTQKAELVNKFALFFDYGASYPALIGLSKEKIDNAYTQKGFKVTPKKDPGRCENNAYTNRLTFWQEYMQGTPYVRPAVGQITCEEQLKTHVDGMMVCKTKLAGIEVVYSRRSDGTSPKQLAVLFHGDGGSAMGAGVSYNMEFAKKHNLLLMAMSADAWKDSKTMGPIHSWAKKNCANGVREILHAFTDQFGLPKDKVLFSGASGGGWYLADELVPTLGGEFQGPVHMACGATRPNDSNFEWDPATMTTERDKLPLYFDYGTGDFVTPSIEKGIKYYKEKGFNVKTPDPLGNEGHCGTKYIDNRKAFWSKYLVK; encoded by the coding sequence ATGATAAAGAAATTACTCTTTCCCCTGTTCTTCGCCTGTGCGTTAATGGCTTGCGAAAAGGACGATTCGGAAGACAAAGCGACTACGCCAGTTGTTAGTTTTTCCATAACGGAGACATCGCTGAAAGAAACCAGTGGGGCTTTCAGCGTTTTGTTGACTTGCGACAATAAACTGAATACAAACGCTACGGTGGAGATTGCGTTGGACGGTACCGCAAAGTACGGCGAGGATTATACGACAATCCCGGAAGCGAGCGAAGGGAAAGTGACGCTGGATATTGTAGAAGGCGAATGGAAAGCCTCTTTTGATATTAAACCAACGAAGGACGACAAGAACGAAGAAAACGAGACCGTGGCTTTGGAGTTGTCCGTTGGGCCGGAGGAAAAGGCCGTTGTGGTTGGCGAAAAGAAGGCCATGACCGTAACGATTAAAAATATAAACCCTGACGGAACGGGAAACAACGGAGGTGGCGCCAACCCTGACGGGCTTCCCTGCACCAAGAAACTGGAAACTTACAGCAACATTACGAAGACTATATGCTCTACGAATATCGCTGGTCTTAACGTGGTATTTGTAGAACCGTCGTCGGGCAAGCCTACCAGACTGGCGGTTTTGTTCCCTGATAAAGATCTTCAGGCCGATCAGTTGCGTCGCGGTTTAGGCGGAGGTTTGGACTTCGCTGACGAAAACGATCTTCTGCTGATAGCTATATCTGATCCAGAGGAGAAGAATTGGAAAAAAGTCAAAAACCACGAGCGGGTAAAAGAAGCGTTGGAAGACGTATTGGAAGCTTACGATCTGCCTAGCGACAATATCCTGTTTTCGGGCGTGGATGAAGGTGGACATTACCTGACCGATAAGTTTATTCCTGCTTTTGGAGACGTGTTTCAGGGGGCGTTTCATTTACCAAGCGGAATATATCAGCCAAGTGTAGCCTCTTTCGCTTGGGACCCGACACAAAAAGCTGAGCTTGTAAACAAGTTTGCCTTATTCTTTGATTATGGCGCCAGTTACCCTGCCCTTATCGGTTTGTCGAAAGAAAAGATAGATAACGCTTATACCCAGAAAGGCTTTAAGGTAACGCCGAAGAAAGATCCGGGGCGTTGCGAGAATAACGCATATACCAATCGTCTTACTTTTTGGCAAGAATACATGCAGGGCACTCCCTATGTGCGTCCGGCGGTAGGTCAAATCACTTGCGAAGAACAGTTGAAAACTCACGTGGACGGAATGATGGTCTGTAAGACTAAACTGGCCGGTATAGAGGTGGTTTATTCGCGCCGTTCCGACGGTACTTCCCCCAAACAATTGGCCGTACTTTTCCATGGAGATGGTGGTAGCGCTATGGGTGCAGGAGTTTCCTATAACATGGAATTCGCCAAAAAGCATAATCTGCTTTTGATGGCGATGAGTGCCGACGCTTGGAAAGACTCAAAGACCATGGGCCCGATACACAGTTGGGCCAAGAAGAACTGCGCCAACGGCGTAAGGGAGATTCTACATGCGTTTACGGACCAATTTGGTTTGCCTAAAGATAAAGTCCTGTTCTCGGGTGCGTCCGGTGGCGGGTGGTACTTGGCTGACGAGCTGGTTCCTACTTTGGGTGGCGAATTCCAAGGACCTGTGCATATGGCTTGTGGTGCCACAAGACCAAACGATTCAAATTTTGAATGGGACCCAGCTACGATGACCACAGAACGTGATAAACTTCCTCTGTATTTCGATTACGGTACCGGCGATTTCGTTACTCCTTCTATCGAAAAGGGCATTAAATATTACAAGGAAAAAGGCTTTAATGTGAAGACTCCGGATCCGCTTGGTAACGAGGGGCATTGCGGAACAAAATATATTGACAATAGAAAAGCTTTCTGGAGTAAGTATCTGGTAAAGTAA
- a CDS encoding DJ-1/PfpI family protein produces MKKNIGILIFDEAEVLDFCGPFEVFSVTSELNGYELFNVFTIAKTTDPVSAVNGLSVNPKYGFDNCPDLDILVISGGSGTRSVINDTKTLDWVKRTHDVAELTLSICSGARLLGTLGLLDGKQYCTHHEVYEQMAEIVPTGFPKKDLRFVKAGNIYTSGGISAGIDLSFHIVEHLCGEEIAKGTAEYMEYDWNGVGIK; encoded by the coding sequence ATGAAAAAAAATATCGGTATTCTAATATTTGACGAAGCGGAAGTGTTGGACTTTTGCGGTCCTTTCGAGGTGTTTTCCGTTACTTCGGAATTGAATGGTTATGAATTGTTTAACGTGTTTACCATTGCCAAAACCACCGATCCGGTTTCTGCGGTAAATGGTTTGTCGGTTAATCCCAAATACGGTTTTGACAATTGTCCTGACTTGGATATTCTTGTTATATCGGGTGGATCCGGTACCCGGAGTGTAATAAATGATACGAAGACTCTTGATTGGGTGAAACGTACGCATGATGTTGCCGAATTGACACTCAGTATCTGTTCGGGAGCGAGGTTGCTGGGGACTTTAGGATTGCTAGACGGTAAGCAATATTGTACCCATCATGAGGTGTATGAGCAAATGGCGGAGATCGTTCCGACCGGTTTTCCCAAAAAAGATTTACGTTTTGTGAAAGCCGGTAATATTTATACTTCCGGAGGTATTTCTGCCGGGATTGATTTGTCATTTCATATCGTCGAGCATTTGTGCGGGGAAGAAATAGCCAAGGGAACCGCCGAATATATGGAGTATGATTGGAATGGAGTAGGGATAAAATAA